One part of the Vibrio ponticus genome encodes these proteins:
- a CDS encoding mandelate racemase/muconate lactonizing enzyme family protein, whose product MKDLKIERVELYAVADREAAPVPWADNQEPLLYTNNIVRLICNDGTEGAGATISYTENDFDRCIIESQRTVVPGLIGKNPLATQELYNWLQSRCTWGGLPAKSPIDIAAWDIKAKKAGMPLYMLLGGARNKMLSYASTPMFDTVEEYFPYLDDCVAHGFKAIKLHCYCVYEKDVALVDAVQARYGKTGIRFMLDTATFYTPEQAMAMAKRLESYNWEWLEAPVSDYDYNTYKRLVKNTDLEISSHGNCLLTLQEVTYALSKDMWSDVRQDATVCGGITPLNKCFHIAEGFSKNLEIQSMGYTLTQAANLHVALAHNNCKFFEQFYPYEDFELASKTVIRTDKEGYVHAPEGNGLGIEMDWDKVKEMSVASYVFE is encoded by the coding sequence ATGAAAGATCTAAAAATTGAACGCGTTGAACTTTATGCGGTAGCAGACCGCGAAGCCGCTCCAGTGCCATGGGCAGATAACCAAGAACCGCTACTATACACAAACAACATCGTTCGCCTAATCTGTAACGACGGTACTGAAGGTGCTGGTGCAACCATCAGCTACACAGAAAACGACTTCGACCGTTGTATCATCGAATCACAACGTACTGTTGTTCCTGGTCTGATTGGTAAAAACCCGCTAGCAACTCAAGAACTATACAACTGGCTACAATCTCGTTGTACTTGGGGCGGTCTACCAGCGAAATCTCCAATCGATATCGCGGCTTGGGACATTAAAGCGAAGAAAGCTGGCATGCCACTTTACATGCTACTAGGTGGCGCGCGTAACAAGATGCTTTCTTACGCATCAACGCCAATGTTCGACACAGTAGAAGAGTACTTCCCGTACCTAGACGACTGTGTGGCACACGGCTTTAAAGCAATCAAACTACACTGCTACTGTGTATACGAGAAAGACGTTGCACTGGTTGACGCTGTACAAGCTCGCTACGGTAAAACTGGCATCCGCTTTATGCTAGATACTGCAACTTTCTACACGCCAGAACAAGCAATGGCAATGGCGAAACGCCTAGAAAGCTACAACTGGGAATGGCTAGAAGCGCCAGTATCTGACTACGACTACAACACTTACAAGCGCCTAGTTAAGAACACTGATCTAGAAATCTCTAGCCACGGTAACTGCCTACTAACGCTGCAAGAAGTGACTTACGCACTATCAAAAGATATGTGGTCTGATGTTCGCCAAGACGCAACGGTATGTGGTGGTATCACTCCACTAAACAAGTGTTTCCACATTGCTGAAGGTTTCTCTAAGAACCTTGAGATCCAATCAATGGGTTACACACTAACGCAAGCAGCAAACCTACATGTCGCTCTTGCACACAATAACTGTAAGTTCTTCGAACAGTTCTACCCATACGAAGATTTCGAGCTAGCATCGAAAACAGTTATTCGTACAGACAAAGAAGGCTATGTTCACGCGCCTGAAGGCAACGGTCTAGGTATCGAAATGGACTGGGACAAAGTAAAAGAAATGTCTGTGGCATCTTACGTATTCGAATAA
- a CDS encoding DUF3360 domain-containing protein — MSSTLESVPLREDKPQVSNDELTYEQQHKPSSEFDSREQYLENELQIMAPKRWRPNLPFKDYRFEVEDTIPAMAGTIGKIVMVGAIAATFAGALGLNEGFILENVRYELLIASIFIILFSGFLLPTANLAGTHGPLIPLIPIVVAAGGHPMAFGLLIGAFGLILAISKGGSMLANLTSKGVCGGLLLYLGFVGTVSQVKKLFAWAEGIGMSHIAFVVIFCTIILYALLEHFRKRWLAVPLSCLLGGSLAFAMGAPFSFQTEPGLPNMNPMYWWGENSGWMLGLPTIEHFMVVLPFAILAVAMWSPDFLGHQVFQKISYPERTEKVHMNIDDTMTTASIRQTFGSLLGGANFTSSWGTYIVPAAIAKRPIPAGALLTALFCIIAAIWGYPMDLAIWQPVLCVALIVGVFVPLLEAGMEMTREGKTTQSAAIVVFSSALVNPAFGWSLTMLLDNLGLVGCKERSGELSKMNRWVLPGIMFVVLTSVMALVGLLPGIPAIIPSFR, encoded by the coding sequence ATGAGCAGTACTTTAGAGTCCGTGCCTTTACGAGAAGATAAGCCCCAAGTCAGTAACGATGAACTTACTTATGAACAGCAACATAAACCAAGCTCGGAATTTGATTCCCGTGAACAATATCTAGAAAACGAATTGCAAATAATGGCGCCTAAACGCTGGCGTCCAAATTTGCCATTTAAAGATTATCGATTTGAGGTAGAAGATACGATACCCGCAATGGCAGGGACGATTGGTAAGATTGTTATGGTGGGAGCCATTGCCGCCACCTTTGCAGGCGCTTTGGGGCTCAATGAAGGCTTTATCTTAGAAAATGTTCGATATGAATTACTGATAGCCTCCATTTTCATTATTCTTTTCTCAGGCTTTTTACTACCCACCGCTAACCTTGCAGGTACACACGGTCCACTGATCCCTTTAATTCCTATCGTCGTAGCCGCCGGCGGGCATCCGATGGCTTTTGGGTTGCTGATTGGCGCGTTTGGCTTAATCTTAGCCATCAGCAAAGGTGGCAGCATGTTGGCAAATCTCACCAGTAAAGGCGTGTGTGGCGGTTTATTGCTCTACCTTGGCTTTGTGGGAACTGTCTCTCAAGTTAAAAAGCTGTTCGCTTGGGCTGAGGGGATCGGTATGAGTCATATTGCCTTTGTGGTGATCTTTTGCACCATTATTTTATATGCTTTATTAGAACATTTTCGTAAACGTTGGCTAGCTGTGCCTCTGAGTTGCTTGCTAGGTGGTAGTTTAGCTTTTGCCATGGGTGCGCCGTTTTCTTTCCAAACCGAACCTGGTTTACCCAATATGAACCCAATGTATTGGTGGGGGGAGAATAGTGGCTGGATGCTAGGTTTACCTACGATTGAACATTTCATGGTGGTATTACCTTTTGCGATTTTAGCCGTGGCTATGTGGTCACCTGACTTTTTAGGGCATCAAGTGTTTCAAAAAATCAGTTACCCTGAACGTACAGAAAAAGTCCATATGAATATTGACGATACCATGACCACGGCTTCAATTCGTCAAACGTTCGGTTCTCTGCTCGGCGGTGCTAATTTTACTTCTTCATGGGGTACTTATATCGTGCCAGCGGCGATTGCTAAACGTCCTATTCCTGCTGGCGCTTTGCTGACCGCACTGTTCTGTATCATAGCCGCGATTTGGGGCTACCCAATGGATTTAGCAATCTGGCAACCTGTACTTTGCGTTGCGCTGATTGTTGGGGTATTTGTGCCATTGCTAGAGGCAGGAATGGAAATGACGCGAGAAGGGAAAACCACCCAATCGGCAGCCATTGTTGTATTTTCGTCCGCACTGGTTAACCCAGCATTTGGTTGGTCTCTCACCATGCTATTAGACAATCTAGGCTTAGTCGGCTGTAAAGAACGTAGCGGTGAACTGAGTAAAATGAACCGTTGGGTGCTGCCAGGGATTATGTTTGTGGTACTAACGAGCGTGATGGCACTAGTGGGTCTACTACCTGGGATACCAGCAATCATTCCAAGTTTTCGTTAA
- a CDS encoding DEAD/DEAH box helicase translates to MENTLQFKDLGLDNRLLKNLNHYAFKKPTDIQKQAIPVAIAGKDLLASSKTGSGKTLAFVLPMLHKSLKSKAFSAKDPRGLILAPTRELAKQVYGELRAMLGGLTYDATLIVGGENFNDQVKALRRYPKFIVATPGRLADHLEHKSLFLDGLETLVLDEADRMLDLGFAPELRRINNAAKHRRRQTLMFSATLDHAEVNDIAAEMQDSPKRIAVGISNQEHQDITQKFYLCDHLDHKEAILERVLEESEYRQVIIFTATRDDTERLTAKLNEKKLKAIALSGNLNQTQRNTIMSQFERAVFKILVTTDVASRGLDIANVTHVINFDMPKHTEEYVHRVGRTGRAGNKGDAISLVGPKDWDSFKRVEAYLHQDLAFSTLEGLEGKFKGLRPKQPVSRNGKVDYRNKNKQTTKKAPKKPVKRDKGFYQNVAVGDSVFIPKKKVAPKADDE, encoded by the coding sequence TTGGAGAATACTTTGCAGTTTAAAGATTTAGGCTTAGATAATCGCTTATTGAAAAACTTGAACCACTACGCGTTTAAGAAGCCAACAGATATCCAAAAACAAGCAATTCCTGTGGCAATTGCTGGTAAAGATTTGCTTGCTTCATCAAAAACCGGTTCAGGCAAAACCTTAGCGTTTGTGCTGCCTATGCTTCACAAATCGCTTAAGTCAAAAGCGTTTTCAGCAAAAGATCCTCGTGGTTTGATTTTGGCACCGACTCGTGAACTTGCGAAACAGGTTTATGGTGAGCTGCGTGCAATGCTTGGTGGTCTAACTTACGACGCTACGCTTATCGTGGGTGGTGAGAACTTTAACGACCAAGTAAAAGCGCTGCGCCGCTACCCGAAATTTATCGTCGCAACACCTGGACGCCTAGCTGACCACCTTGAGCATAAATCTCTGTTTCTTGATGGTCTAGAAACGCTAGTGCTAGACGAAGCTGACCGTATGTTGGATCTGGGTTTTGCACCAGAACTTCGTCGTATTAACAATGCTGCCAAGCATCGTCGTCGTCAAACGCTGATGTTCTCTGCAACGCTGGATCACGCTGAAGTGAACGACATTGCGGCTGAGATGCAAGACTCACCAAAGCGTATCGCAGTAGGTATCTCTAACCAAGAACACCAAGACATCACCCAAAAGTTCTACCTGTGTGATCACTTGGATCATAAAGAAGCCATTCTAGAGCGAGTATTGGAAGAGTCTGAATATCGTCAGGTGATCATCTTTACTGCAACTCGTGATGATACTGAGCGTCTAACTGCTAAGTTAAATGAGAAAAAGCTGAAGGCTATCGCGCTGAGCGGTAACTTGAACCAGACTCAACGTAATACGATCATGAGTCAGTTTGAGCGTGCTGTATTTAAGATCCTGGTAACGACCGATGTCGCTTCTCGTGGTCTTGATATTGCCAACGTGACTCACGTAATTAACTTCGACATGCCTAAACACACAGAAGAATACGTTCACCGTGTAGGTCGTACTGGTCGCGCGGGCAACAAAGGCGATGCAATCTCATTAGTGGGTCCTAAAGACTGGGACAGCTTTAAGCGCGTTGAAGCATACCTACATCAAGATCTTGCTTTCTCTACACTGGAAGGCTTAGAAGGTAAGTTTAAAGGATTAAGACCTAAGCAGCCTGTTTCTCGTAACGGTAAAGTGGATTACCGCAATAAGAACAAGCAAACCACGAAGAAAGCGCCGAAGAAACCAGTTAAGCGCGATAAAGGTTTCTACCAAAACGTGGCTGTGGGTGACAGCGTCTTTATTCCGAAGAAGAAAGTTGCACCAAAAGCTGACGACGAGTAA
- a CDS encoding NAD(P)-dependent oxidoreductase: MESKTVAFIGLGVMGYPMAGYLSKAGYTTRVYNRTFAKAEKWQAEYQGVACQTPREAAQGCDVVFVCVGNDNDVRSVIYGEDGVLAGLKPGTVLVDHTTTSANLAMELSQAAKEQGIAFIDAPVSGGQAGAENGVLTIMCGGEQAVFDSVAPIMDVYAKQSTLLGESGQGQRCKMVNQICIAGVLQGLSEALILAEKSGLDIAQVVDTLKFGAAGSWQMENRANTMAQDKFDFGFAIDWMRKDLGFCIEEAERLGVELPLTKEVDQRYARLQEQGLGRMDTSVLIKSLKN; encoded by the coding sequence ATGGAGAGCAAAACCGTTGCTTTCATCGGTCTTGGTGTGATGGGCTATCCGATGGCGGGTTATCTAAGTAAAGCGGGCTACACGACACGCGTATATAACCGTACTTTTGCCAAAGCAGAAAAGTGGCAAGCTGAGTATCAAGGTGTAGCTTGTCAAACGCCAAGAGAAGCGGCTCAAGGCTGTGATGTGGTGTTTGTTTGTGTAGGCAATGACAACGACGTACGTAGCGTGATTTATGGCGAAGATGGTGTACTAGCTGGTTTAAAACCAGGCACAGTGCTGGTGGATCACACCACCACATCGGCAAATTTAGCGATGGAGCTGTCACAAGCAGCTAAAGAGCAAGGTATCGCCTTTATTGATGCGCCAGTTTCTGGTGGTCAAGCAGGTGCTGAAAATGGTGTACTTACGATTATGTGCGGCGGTGAGCAAGCAGTGTTCGACAGCGTGGCGCCGATTATGGATGTTTACGCCAAGCAAAGCACTTTGCTAGGTGAAAGCGGTCAAGGTCAACGTTGTAAGATGGTGAACCAAATCTGTATTGCTGGCGTTCTACAAGGATTGAGCGAGGCTCTGATTTTAGCAGAGAAGTCGGGCTTAGATATCGCACAAGTAGTCGATACGCTTAAGTTTGGCGCAGCTGGCTCATGGCAAATGGAAAACCGCGCAAATACCATGGCACAAGATAAGTTTGATTTTGGTTTTGCGATTGACTGGATGCGCAAAGATTTGGGCTTTTGTATCGAAGAAGCGGAGCGTTTGGGTGTCGAGCTTCCGCTAACCAAAGAAGTGGATCAGCGTTACGCTCGTTTGCAAGAGCAGGGCTTAGGGCGCATGGATACATCAGTCTTAATTAAGTCTCTTAAAAACTGA
- a CDS encoding FAD-dependent oxidoreductase, whose protein sequence is MKSWNIIRRYESTPDLPVLAEVEVLVIGGGPAGVAAAESAGRLGKKTWLIEKYGFCGGAAVAGLSGTICGMYMATDEENAQPEQVVFGFTERFRQALENKGGVTEPQRYGKTFTVTHDPLVWREVADDFLEQAGVTTLFHTAVTGVIMDGDAFKGVIVESNAGQSVILSKMIIDASGDAAVVARAGMDYYFGDNGRIQNPTMFFRFGGVDMDKYLEYYGEDTICPPKVTENILAANASGEYELPRHKIWIFPTTRANELMVNATRLAGQDGRMLNVIDPADFTEAEVFGRRQVREYARFLNKFVPGCEDAFVVDTGVEVGIRQTRSIVGVETLTNEDVVNCRKREDGICRTPWPIELHSGDKPKLHWLLNDYYDIPFHTLVPVIGENIIVAGRCLSAEHEALASARVTAQCFELGHAAGIAAVQAIDTDSAIRDLDVATIRATMIENGSRL, encoded by the coding sequence ATGAAATCTTGGAACATTATCCGTCGTTATGAGAGCACTCCAGACCTGCCAGTATTGGCGGAAGTAGAAGTGTTGGTCATCGGTGGTGGTCCTGCTGGCGTAGCAGCAGCGGAAAGCGCTGGTCGTCTTGGTAAAAAAACTTGGCTAATTGAAAAGTACGGTTTTTGTGGCGGTGCGGCAGTAGCAGGTCTATCTGGTACTATCTGCGGCATGTACATGGCAACTGACGAAGAAAACGCGCAACCAGAGCAAGTGGTGTTCGGTTTTACAGAGCGTTTCCGTCAAGCACTAGAAAACAAAGGTGGCGTTACTGAGCCACAACGTTACGGCAAAACATTCACAGTCACTCACGATCCACTAGTTTGGCGTGAAGTGGCTGATGACTTCCTTGAGCAAGCGGGTGTCACTACCCTTTTCCACACCGCAGTAACCGGCGTGATCATGGATGGCGACGCATTCAAAGGCGTGATCGTTGAGTCGAATGCAGGTCAAAGCGTGATCCTAAGTAAGATGATCATTGATGCTTCAGGTGATGCAGCTGTGGTTGCGCGTGCTGGCATGGATTACTACTTCGGTGACAATGGTCGTATCCAAAACCCAACGATGTTCTTCCGCTTCGGTGGTGTAGACATGGACAAGTACCTTGAGTACTACGGTGAAGATACTATCTGTCCGCCAAAAGTGACTGAGAACATCCTTGCGGCAAACGCAAGCGGCGAGTACGAACTACCACGCCACAAGATTTGGATCTTCCCAACCACTCGCGCAAACGAGCTAATGGTTAATGCCACTCGTCTAGCAGGTCAAGATGGCCGCATGTTAAACGTGATTGATCCTGCTGACTTTACTGAAGCTGAAGTGTTTGGCCGTCGCCAAGTACGTGAATACGCACGCTTCCTAAATAAATTCGTACCTGGCTGTGAAGATGCATTCGTCGTAGACACTGGTGTTGAAGTGGGTATCCGCCAAACACGTTCTATCGTTGGTGTTGAGACACTAACGAACGAAGACGTAGTGAACTGCCGCAAACGTGAAGATGGTATCTGCCGTACACCATGGCCTATCGAGCTTCACTCTGGTGACAAACCTAAACTGCACTGGCTACTGAACGATTACTACGACATTCCATTCCACACACTAGTCCCTGTTATCGGTGAAAACATCATCGTTGCAGGTCGCTGTTTGAGCGCGGAACACGAAGCGCTAGCTTCAGCTCGCGTAACAGCTCAGTGTTTTGAACTCGGTCACGCAGCAGGTATTGCTGCCGTGCAAGCAATTGATACAGATTCGGCGATTCGTGACCTAGATGTTGCGACCATTCGCGCCACCATGATTGAAAATGGCTCACGCCTGTAA
- a CDS encoding HAD family hydrolase has protein sequence MNFKAAIFDMDGLLLDTERLCMRVFKQACETLGFPFHKDAYLNIIGRNAAGVEKILAQAYGDDLPAIHQEWKRNYDAITHHQAIDVKQGVVELLQWLNANNIPTVVATSTRKELAEIKLRLAGLDGYFDGLTCGCEVRNGKPDPEIYLLAAERIGVEPNLCLAFEDSSNGVIAAVSAGMQTYQIPDLVEPSEEIIALGHKIKPSLSAVLEELKAN, from the coding sequence ATGAACTTTAAAGCTGCTATTTTTGATATGGATGGTTTGCTATTGGATACAGAACGCCTTTGTATGCGTGTATTCAAGCAAGCTTGTGAGACCTTAGGCTTTCCATTCCATAAAGATGCTTATCTCAACATCATTGGACGAAACGCCGCTGGCGTAGAGAAAATCCTTGCTCAAGCTTATGGTGATGATCTTCCTGCCATTCACCAAGAGTGGAAACGCAACTATGATGCGATCACTCATCATCAGGCGATTGACGTTAAGCAAGGCGTGGTAGAGCTACTGCAATGGTTAAACGCCAACAACATTCCTACCGTAGTGGCAACCTCTACTCGTAAAGAATTGGCTGAAATTAAGCTGAGGCTCGCAGGTTTAGATGGTTACTTTGACGGTTTAACTTGTGGTTGTGAGGTCCGTAACGGTAAACCAGATCCTGAAATCTACCTATTGGCAGCAGAGCGTATTGGTGTAGAACCAAACCTGTGTCTGGCGTTTGAAGACTCTTCGAATGGCGTTATCGCGGCAGTTTCTGCTGGTATGCAAACCTATCAGATCCCAGATCTTGTTGAGCCTAGTGAGGAGATCATCGCGCTTGGTCATAAGATCAAACCATCACTGTCGGCGGTGTTAGAAGAGCTGAAAGCAAACTGA
- a CDS encoding Lpp/OprI family alanine-zipper lipoprotein, with the protein MNKMFIAAAATSVLLLAGCASGPDEATTAKLDELSNQVSQLSQDVNSLKSDVNKAGGAAMAAQEEAARANERIDNIAQSYTK; encoded by the coding sequence ATGAACAAAATGTTTATCGCAGCTGCAGCGACTTCAGTTCTTCTACTAGCTGGTTGTGCATCAGGTCCAGACGAAGCAACAACTGCAAAACTAGACGAACTAAGCAACCAAGTAAGTCAGCTAAGCCAAGACGTTAACTCTCTAAAATCTGACGTGAACAAAGCTGGCGGTGCAGCAATGGCAGCACAAGAAGAAGCAGCACGCGCTAACGAACGTATCGACAACATCGCTCAATCTTACACTAAGTAA
- a CDS encoding BCCT family transporter: MKLNTSEIDWKLTFGSFGFVLLLGILAVVYPEAVKSTMGSMLDFTVINFGSGFLWYTIFATGALLFLAFSKYGDIRMGDSKPKFTKFQLFAMALSAGMGASTMYWGFIEAVYYFMDPQFGITDKAMAMEYATAYNMFHWGAAGWFIYLIVAIPFAVVFYLKGSRRMSLSGVINALFNDRLPGWAQKFIDLLFIITTLAATALTLGLGIPMISSNLASLTGIPDNLMLGIGVILGLSVIFSMSSYIGIEKGMARLSSATIYICAAFVGIIFIIGPSALIMNNLTNGIGVMLSEYIRMSTNTDPYGTTLFPQYWTVFFLANWISYSPGVGVFITKIIQGQKLRDVILILVIGGTMGSAVIFGVCGTFSMDLINSGAVDGVKLIADGQPTELVKQIFDSTSIPMVLTAIYLVTMILFTVTTLDGTSYSLAGIATKQLDDEANVNPMFRLFWCLLLTALPIIFLLINADLNILKAFPVLIIVLIVPVFFVAAVKTLQYLSNNYKAIMAHQAEQDKLLGLDTEEETVSAETATQKPAIQA, encoded by the coding sequence ATGAAATTGAATACTTCAGAAATAGACTGGAAACTTACCTTCGGCAGCTTTGGATTTGTGTTGCTGCTAGGTATTCTTGCAGTGGTATACCCAGAAGCAGTTAAAAGCACCATGGGTAGCATGTTAGATTTTACCGTAATCAACTTTGGTTCTGGTTTCCTTTGGTACACAATCTTCGCTACTGGCGCTCTACTGTTCCTCGCTTTCTCTAAATACGGCGATATCCGTATGGGTGACAGCAAACCAAAATTCACTAAATTCCAACTATTCGCAATGGCTCTGTCTGCGGGTATGGGTGCAAGTACCATGTACTGGGGTTTCATTGAAGCAGTTTACTACTTCATGGACCCTCAGTTTGGTATCACTGATAAAGCGATGGCAATGGAATACGCGACAGCGTACAACATGTTCCACTGGGGTGCTGCAGGTTGGTTTATCTACCTAATCGTTGCAATTCCGTTTGCGGTAGTATTCTACCTAAAAGGTAGCCGCCGCATGAGTCTAAGTGGTGTTATCAACGCACTATTTAATGACCGTCTACCAGGTTGGGCACAGAAGTTCATCGACCTACTGTTCATCATCACAACACTGGCAGCAACAGCACTGACTCTAGGTCTTGGTATTCCAATGATCTCGTCTAACCTAGCAAGCTTAACTGGCATTCCAGATAACTTAATGTTGGGTATTGGCGTTATCCTAGGTCTATCTGTGATCTTCTCAATGAGCTCGTACATCGGTATCGAAAAAGGTATGGCTCGCCTATCAAGTGCAACGATTTACATCTGTGCGGCGTTTGTGGGCATCATCTTCATCATCGGTCCGTCTGCACTGATCATGAACAACCTAACCAATGGTATTGGTGTGATGCTTTCTGAGTACATCCGCATGAGCACCAACACAGACCCTTACGGTACAACACTGTTCCCACAATACTGGACTGTGTTCTTCCTAGCGAACTGGATCTCTTACTCTCCTGGTGTAGGTGTATTCATCACTAAGATCATCCAAGGTCAAAAACTACGTGACGTAATCCTAATCCTAGTGATTGGTGGCACAATGGGTTCTGCGGTTATCTTTGGTGTGTGCGGTACGTTCTCTATGGACCTAATCAACAGCGGCGCTGTAGATGGCGTGAAACTAATCGCTGATGGTCAACCTACTGAACTGGTTAAACAAATCTTTGATTCAACATCAATTCCTATGGTTCTAACGGCTATCTACCTAGTCACTATGATCCTGTTTACTGTGACAACTCTAGACGGTACATCATACTCTCTAGCGGGTATCGCAACGAAACAACTTGATGATGAAGCGAACGTAAACCCAATGTTCCGTCTGTTCTGGTGTCTACTGCTAACTGCTCTGCCAATCATTTTCCTATTGATTAACGCAGACCTGAACATTCTGAAAGCGTTCCCAGTACTAATTATCGTGTTGATTGTACCTGTGTTCTTTGTTGCGGCAGTGAAGACTCTTCAATACCTAAGCAACAACTACAAAGCAATCATGGCTCACCAAGCTGAGCAAGATAAGCTGCTAGGTCTTGATACTGAAGAAGAAACAGTCTCAGCTGAAACAGCAACGCAAAAACCAGCTATCCAAGCGTAA
- a CDS encoding GntR family transcriptional regulator, with translation MSVNAINKTEVAYSKLEKMIIFRELEPGSMVSEKQLAEELDLGRTPVREALQRLAYECMVEIHPRRGIQIPVISVESQLKILEVRRDIEALCVKYAASRASVTEKQQMLHLAEQLEVCAENKDDLLYASLLKDIHTVLVKAACNEYLQLAMAPLQGLSRRFWFAYKNEASDLVEASSLHAAVLRAVSHTDDEEAVAASHRLNDYLTDVAYRSIQPRK, from the coding sequence ATGAGCGTTAACGCAATCAATAAGACCGAGGTTGCATACAGCAAGCTCGAGAAAATGATCATCTTCCGCGAATTAGAACCAGGGAGTATGGTTAGTGAGAAACAGTTGGCTGAAGAGTTAGACTTAGGGCGAACCCCGGTACGTGAGGCTTTACAGAGATTGGCGTATGAGTGCATGGTGGAGATTCATCCCCGTCGTGGCATTCAAATCCCCGTTATTTCGGTAGAGAGTCAGTTAAAAATACTGGAAGTTCGTCGTGATATTGAAGCTCTGTGTGTGAAGTATGCTGCTTCGCGTGCCAGTGTGACGGAAAAGCAACAAATGCTGCACTTGGCAGAGCAGCTTGAAGTCTGTGCTGAAAATAAAGATGACTTACTTTACGCATCATTGTTGAAAGACATTCACACCGTTTTGGTCAAAGCAGCTTGTAATGAATACCTGCAATTGGCTATGGCTCCTTTACAAGGTCTTTCACGTCGGTTCTGGTTTGCCTACAAAAATGAAGCGTCAGATTTAGTTGAGGCATCGTCACTGCATGCCGCAGTGCTAAGAGCAGTAAGCCATACGGATGATGAAGAAGCTGTGGCTGCATCACATCGTCTAAATGACTACCTAACTGATGTTGCCTATCGCTCAATTCAGCCCCGCAAATAA